The following proteins come from a genomic window of Triticum aestivum cultivar Chinese Spring chromosome 6A, IWGSC CS RefSeq v2.1, whole genome shotgun sequence:
- the LOC123129429 gene encoding probable helicase MAGATAMA 3, translating to MTQTLSVPQTLVGIITNTFNKQISVFPSKEFYEGILEDGEGLNKKRPWHSYSCFGPFCFFDVDGVESQLSGSGSTVNEDEVEFITLLYHQLAMRYPELKSSSQVAVISPYRGQVKLLKDHFRSTFGDQSKEVIDVNSVDGFQGREKELVIFSCVRCNKEQNIGFVSDFRRMNVAITRARSAVLVIGSASTLKKDKHWTNLVESAKERNRYFKVPKPFTAFFTEDSFKSMKVERPVPDARISQAVEAINEVVARPEVMDADDAGDHQADGDDYDAMEADDGGGGDD from the exons ATGACGCAAACCCTGTCGGTGCCGCAAACTTTAGTGGGGATTATTACTAATACATTCAATAAACAGATTAGTGTATTCCCTTCAAAAGAATTCTATGAAGGCATCCTAGAAGACGGGGAAGGGCTCAACAAAAAACGTCCATGGCATTCCTACAGCTGCTTCGGACCATTTTGCTTCTTTGATGTTGATGGGGTTGAATCTCAGCTGTCTGGAAGTGGTTCGACGGTGAACGAGGATGAAGTGGAATTCATAACCCTCCTATATCACCAATTGGCCATGCGCTATCCAGAACTCAAATCTAGTTCTCAAGTAGCTGTTATATCACCATACAGGGGTCAGGTGAAACTCCTGAAGGACCATTTCCGGTCGACCTTTGGCGACCAATCAAAGGAAGTTATAGATGTAAACAGCGTTGATGGATTCCAG GGCCGTGAAAAGGAACTTGTCATTTTCTCATGTGTTCGATGCAATAAGGAGCAAAATATTGGGTTTGTTTCTGATTTTCGGCGAATGAATGTTGCCATCACCAGAGCTAGATCTGCTGTACTA GTAATAGGTTCCGCTTCAACATTGAAGAAAGATAAACACTGGACCAACCTTGTTGAGAGTGCCAAAGAGCGAAACCGTTATTTCAAG GTGCCAAAGCCATTCACTGCGTTCTTCACCGAGGATAGTTTCAAATCCATGAAGGTGGAAAGACCTGTTCCAGACGCGAGGATATCACAGGCAGTAGAAGCCATCAATGAAGTGGTTGCAAGGCCAGAAGTGATGGACGCAGACGATGCTGGGGACCATCAAGCGGATGGAGATGATTATGACGCCATGGAGGCTGACGATGGAGGAGGTGGTGATGATTAA